From a single bacterium genomic region:
- a CDS encoding alpha/beta fold hydrolase: MERSDADERRPAARAGRRILIGGAPAKEWPAAGPERRPPIALLHGFAGAPESFDELAALLPEDRRVVALALPGHDPAAPIEPRGGFEGAAARIAAAVAALGRGATLCGYSLGARLALAAALLRPEIAAELILVGVNPGLADPAARAARAAWDAGWAARLRAEGVEAFAAAWEALPLFATQRALPEEKRAAQRALRLRGDAASLAAAMETLGLAAMPDYAPRLAELAAPTTLVAGGLDAKFRAIAAAAAPSLRRGRFVVAPGAGHNVVLEAPAFLAGLLADRPRAAR, translated from the coding sequence GCGGCGCGCCGGCCAAGGAGTGGCCCGCCGCGGGCCCCGAGCGCCGGCCGCCGATCGCGCTGCTGCACGGCTTCGCGGGCGCGCCGGAGAGCTTCGACGAACTCGCCGCGCTGCTCCCCGAAGACCGCCGCGTCGTCGCCCTCGCCCTTCCCGGCCACGACCCCGCGGCGCCGATCGAGCCGCGCGGCGGCTTCGAAGGCGCGGCGGCGCGGATCGCCGCCGCCGTCGCGGCGCTCGGCCGCGGCGCGACGCTCTGCGGCTATTCGCTCGGCGCGCGCCTCGCCCTCGCCGCCGCGCTGCTGCGGCCGGAGATCGCGGCCGAACTGATCCTCGTCGGCGTCAACCCCGGGCTCGCCGATCCGGCGGCGCGCGCCGCGCGCGCGGCGTGGGACGCGGGATGGGCCGCCCGGCTGCGCGCCGAGGGGGTCGAGGCGTTCGCCGCGGCGTGGGAGGCGCTGCCGCTCTTCGCGACGCAGCGGGCGCTGCCGGAAGAGAAGCGCGCCGCGCAGCGCGCGCTGCGGCTCAGGGGCGACGCCGCGTCGCTCGCCGCGGCGATGGAGACGCTCGGCCTCGCCGCGATGCCCGACTACGCGCCGCGCCTCGCGGAGCTCGCGGCGCCGACGACGCTCGTCGCCGGCGGGCTCGACGCCAAGTTCCGCGCGATCGCCGCCGCCGCCGCGCCGTCGCTGCGCCGCGGCCGGTTCGTCGTCGCCCCCGGCGCCGGGCACAACGTCGTCCTCGAGGCGCCCGCCTTCCTCGCCGGCCTCCTCGCCGACCGGCCGCGCGCGGCGCGGTAG